The genome window CAACCTAGTTAGCTACTGTATATATTAGCAATGGTAAATTGGTGTCACTACGTAGGctgcagctagctaacgttactggtgCCTTGCTCTTTTTATCTAAATTGAGAAGAGATGGTATTTTAACACCAGACGAAATATCTCCTATCACCTCAGCAGAACTCACACAGGGCTGAACCAGGGATGATGTTCTCAGTCTCCCACAAGACAGCCTTCGTGGTCGACCACTGCCCTTATATGGCAGAGTCCAGTCGGCAGCAGGTGGAGTGTGACGTGCTGACCAAGAGCCGTGGCCAGGGCATGATCCCGCTGGCCCCAGTGTCCAAGTCCCTGTGGACCTGTGCTGTGGAGTGCTCCATGGAGTACTGCCGCATCCTCTACGACGTTTACCCCCTCAAGAAACTGGTGAGTCCCCCATCCCATAGCCTGGCGGTCTAGTCTGTTTTAGCCCAGGTCAGAACGGAGTATAGTCTGTCTGTGCGTTGGCCAACTCGTCTGTGTTCATTCATATTCCGAGTTGGGCACAGCACATTATATTGCTTCAGTGGTTATGTTTCAGATCAACTACATTGTGAGTGATTCAGAGTTCCACATTCTGAACAGCTGGAGGCAAGAGGACCAAAGCACTCATGAGTACTTTATTTCCATCTTCGAGAGATGGATGCTTATTTATCAACAGGGCAGCAATTTTGTACAGCACCAGTTCTATGATTCTAAGCAATCTATGTTGAAAGTCTACATCTTTTTGTTTGCAATACTCACTACACTACTACCAATCTCATTGTCTCATTTTGAGGTTAACCAATCCTGTCCAGATAGAGGTTTGTTTTAATGTATTGTTGACTTGACCTGCTTTCATGTGATAGCTCATGTCTGCTCTGGCAGCTGTGGGTCCACCTAACCCACAGGAGACCCTGAGTGTTGCAGCGTCCTGCACGGCCTGGTGGCAGCGGTGGAGTCACTGTCTGTGTAAGATCATGAGTACCAGCACGAGCACGCCCACACCTCATGGACACGGCTGACAGGGGTGCCAACACAGGGGCGCCATTATCTGCCTCACAGAACGCCAAGAGGGTAAACATTAACATGAATAGTAAATACTGtttatgtgttttatttataataaatttTTTAGGGATAGATCAGCTATGAAATTAAACAGAAAAGATTTATGAATCTAGTCAAAAACCATacttgtataatttcaaatccccAATCCACACACGTCTCATTCACACTGGTTTTTCTTCTATtcttaactattttctacattgtagaactaaagtgagacatcaaaactataaaataaactGGAtcattagtaaccaaaaaaagtgtcaacaaatcaaaatgtaatttgaGATTCATTCAAAGTAGAATCTTGCCTTGAtggagagctttgcacactcttggcatttctcaAGCCAAGCAATactcctggaatgcttttccaacagtcttggattTCCCAATATGCTGATCACCATTTGTGGCTGcttatccttcactctgccgCCGTCCAACTCAGTCCTCAAACCATCTCATATTGTGTTTTGAGTCGGTGATTCTGGAGCCAGGCATCTGATTTGCAGCACTCCATTCACTCTCCCTTCTTTGGTCAAattatcccttacacagcctggaggttgggTCATCTGtccgttgaaaaacaaatgatagtcccactaagcgcaaaccagatgggatggcgtatttgctgcagaatgctgtggtagccatggctGGTtatgttccttgaattctaaataaatcacagacagtgtcaccagcaaagcaccataacacctcctccgcCCTCCATGTTTTACGGGTGGAAAACTACACGATGCAAGATTATACGTTCACCGACCACCACGTCTCACaaaacatggcggttggaaccaaaaatctcaaatttggactcctgaCCAATGGACACATTATCCacctctaatgtccattgctcgtgtttcttttgCCCCCAAGCAAGTCTCTGCTGCTATTGTTCCTTTTAGTTAGTTTTCTTTGCCAGCAATGACCATGAAGGCCTTGATTCACATAGTATCCTCTGAACAGTGATGTTGAAGATGTGTCTGTTCTTTGaattttgtgaagcatttattgggctgcaatttctgaggcttgtaactctaataaacttatcctctgcagcggaggtaaaactctgggtcttccttcctgtggcggtcctcatgagagcccagGTCCATGATAGTTTTTTACTGttttgaagaaacgttcaaagttctgacattttcggattgactgaccttttttatttaaaccaggtaaggttgactgaaaacacattctcatttacagccaACAACCCTGGGGAATAAGTTACAGGGGGAGAGGATAAATGAGCCAAGTGTAAACTGTGGATGAGATTCCGgaccgtgatggtatgaaggccaaTTGAAATTTAGCCA of Salvelinus sp. IW2-2015 unplaced genomic scaffold, ASM291031v2 Un_scaffold3110, whole genome shotgun sequence contains these proteins:
- the LOC112075369 gene encoding integrator complex subunit 13-like, producing MNSHRAEPGMMFSVSHKTAFVVDHCPYMAESSRQQVECDVLTKSRGQGMIPLAPVSKSLWTCAVECSMEYCRILYDVYPLKKLINYIVSDSEFHILNSWRQEDQSTHEYFISIFERWMLIYQQGSNFVQHQFYDSKQSMLKLMSALAAVGPPNPQETLSVAASCTAWWQRWSHCLCKIMSTSTSTPTPHGHG